A window from Ignavibacteriota bacterium encodes these proteins:
- a CDS encoding KTSC domain-containing protein produces MERKHVNSSNLKSVGYDNSSNILQIEFLNGGLYEYYNVPESKYNGLMNATSHGQYFDQHIKKGGYRFRKLR; encoded by the coding sequence ATGGAACGAAAACACGTGAATTCATCTAATTTAAAATCAGTCGGCTATGATAATAGTTCAAATATTTTGCAAATTGAATTTTTAAATGGCGGTCTATATGAATACTATAATGTACCGGAAAGTAAATATAATGGGCTAATGAATGCAACATCTCATGGTCAATATTTTGATCAACATATCAAAAAAGGCGGATATAGATTTAGGAAACTAAGATGA
- a CDS encoding AAA family ATPase — MKIRKVEISNWRSIKHVDIEFQDLMIFIGQNNHGKSNILTALLLFFGQIQANDMDFHRVENELFVEITFGELNESEKSTFTKYVTSQNTIRVRKTISKEGRNEYNGYIEQPNVEWLKEENITKFTKREIASTLPLYNLLPKAGKITQEDFKQGQLEYIKINNSKLKFKYSIESTPFLGFKNVAKGIFGEVFFIPSVKNAKEELSTRENSVFGQLYSRVITRMSIENKEYIDAKNKITQLAGVLNKLTEDGKPNKQRPEELSKLEELLDLELKRWDTKIDVEITPPNIDDIFKVGAEIWIDDGIRTDIERKGHGLQRYLIFALIKTWAKIIREDEKEKTITNKETSIKKSKRKASKTNYFIFEEPELYLHPQSQRESFSALVELSKEENQVVLCTHSSSFIDLNFHRSICIVKKESIEVGSKILQCSEDIFLKNEDKKQFDMIRWINPERGELFFAKKVILLEGSTEKSVIPLIAKILNEFKYDVTLIDCGGKDSIPAYIKLLNKFSLPYTVVYDIDNQPEKTKESKRNANEKNKLIENAIDNTFGNSVKFKNDIEDELGIKDKPKSDKPYKAIKYILSDSFKISKSLKKKIETIYN; from the coding sequence ATGAAAATTCGCAAAGTTGAGATTAGTAATTGGAGATCTATAAAACATGTAGATATTGAATTTCAAGACCTAATGATTTTTATAGGTCAGAATAATCATGGTAAATCAAATATCCTGACTGCCTTATTATTGTTTTTTGGTCAAATTCAAGCAAATGACATGGATTTCCATAGAGTGGAAAACGAATTATTCGTTGAAATCACTTTTGGAGAACTTAATGAAAGTGAAAAATCAACATTCACAAAATATGTTACTTCTCAAAATACAATTCGTGTTAGAAAGACTATTTCTAAGGAAGGAAGAAACGAATATAATGGTTACATTGAACAACCAAATGTAGAATGGTTAAAGGAAGAAAACATTACAAAATTCACTAAAAGAGAAATTGCCTCTACACTTCCTTTATATAATTTATTGCCAAAGGCTGGAAAGATTACACAAGAAGATTTTAAACAAGGTCAATTAGAATATATAAAAATAAATAATTCCAAGTTGAAGTTTAAGTATTCAATTGAATCTACACCATTTTTAGGTTTTAAGAATGTTGCAAAAGGTATTTTTGGTGAAGTCTTTTTTATACCATCAGTTAAAAATGCTAAAGAAGAATTATCAACTAGAGAAAATTCAGTTTTTGGTCAGTTATACTCTAGAGTTATTACAAGAATGTCTATTGAAAACAAAGAATATATTGATGCGAAAAATAAAATAACTCAGTTAGCTGGTGTTTTAAATAAGTTAACTGAGGATGGAAAACCCAACAAACAGAGACCCGAAGAACTCTCTAAATTGGAAGAATTATTAGATTTAGAATTAAAACGTTGGGATACAAAAATTGATGTTGAAATTACGCCACCGAATATAGATGATATATTTAAAGTCGGTGCAGAAATTTGGATTGACGATGGAATACGAACAGATATTGAGAGGAAAGGACATGGACTTCAAAGATACTTGATTTTTGCTTTAATTAAAACTTGGGCAAAAATTATTAGGGAAGATGAGAAGGAAAAAACAATCACTAACAAAGAAACTAGTATAAAAAAATCAAAAAGGAAGGCTTCTAAAACCAATTATTTTATTTTTGAAGAACCAGAATTATACCTGCACCCTCAATCTCAAAGAGAATCATTTTCTGCATTAGTAGAGCTTTCAAAAGAGGAGAATCAAGTGGTACTGTGCACTCATTCAAGTTCATTTATCGATTTAAATTTCCATAGATCGATATGCATTGTAAAAAAAGAAAGTATTGAAGTAGGATCAAAGATTTTACAATGTAGTGAAGATATTTTTTTAAAAAATGAAGACAAAAAACAATTTGATATGATACGTTGGATTAATCCAGAAAGAGGTGAATTATTTTTTGCTAAGAAAGTTATATTGCTCGAAGGATCCACAGAAAAATCTGTAATCCCATTGATTGCAAAAATTCTAAATGAATTTAAATATGATGTAACACTTATTGATTGTGGAGGGAAGGATAGTATTCCAGCATATATTAAATTATTGAATAAATTTTCACTTCCTTATACAGTAGTTTATGATATTGATAATCAACCTGAAAAAACTAAAGAAAGTAAAAGAAACGCTAATGAAAAAAATAAATTAATTGAAAATGCAATTGACAATACGTTTGGGAATTCAGTGAAATTTAAAAATGATATAGAAGACGAATTGGGAATAAAAGATAAACCTAAATCTGATAAACCATATAAAGCAATTAAATATATATTGAGCGATTCTTTTAAGATTAGCAAAAGTTTAAAGAAAAAAATAGAAACTATATATAATTAG
- a CDS encoding AAA family ATPase produces the protein MPVKIKNIEIKGLRGIKEKLTIKLDGKSILLFGENGSGKSSITDVIEWYYTDKVSHLSGSEIDLKEALRNSNLSEADESTVKINYSWNVLDCEKKLFFKRKKLSTELSINSEDYTNYIKSSESENLVLRYHALRNFIDITRGEKLKYLSDIIGYSDVTKVKEILKKSR, from the coding sequence ATGCCAGTAAAGATTAAAAATATTGAGATAAAAGGTTTACGAGGAATCAAAGAAAAACTTACTATCAAATTAGATGGTAAGTCAATATTGTTGTTTGGTGAAAACGGCTCCGGGAAAAGCAGCATTACAGATGTAATTGAATGGTATTATACGGATAAAGTTTCGCATTTAAGTGGTTCTGAGATTGACTTAAAGGAAGCATTAAGAAATTCCAACTTATCAGAAGCTGATGAATCTACTGTGAAAATAAATTATAGTTGGAATGTCTTAGATTGTGAAAAGAAACTATTTTTTAAAAGAAAAAAACTTAGTACTGAATTATCAATTAATTCTGAGGATTACACGAATTACATAAAATCTTCAGAAAGTGAAAACTTAGTGTTAAGATATCATGCGTTAAGAAACTTCATTGATATAACAAGGGGAGAAAAATTAAAATATCTTTCAGATATAATTGGTTACTCAGATGTTACGAAAGTAAAAGAGATTTTAAAAAAAAGCCGTTAA
- a CDS encoding type II toxin-antitoxin system RelE/ParE family toxin — MDWEIKDKELIKLYETGKSKKFRIQKYVLEKFFIRIQQIEAANTIHDLWQTSSLKFKYLESEKIYSMRIDGKYRLEIEVEWENDEKTIGKFNIINLSNHYED; from the coding sequence TTGGATTGGGAAATTAAGGATAAAGAGCTGATAAAATTATATGAAACAGGAAAAAGTAAAAAGTTTCGTATTCAAAAATATGTATTAGAAAAATTTTTTATTAGAATACAGCAAATTGAAGCAGCAAATACCATTCATGACTTATGGCAAACTTCTTCTCTAAAATTTAAATATCTTGAATCAGAAAAAATATACTCGATGCGTATTGATGGAAAATACAGGTTAGAAATTGAAGTTGAATGGGAAAATGATGAGAAAACTATCGGTAAGTTTAATATAATTAACTTATCTAATCATTACGAGGATTAA